The Pristiophorus japonicus isolate sPriJap1 chromosome 3, sPriJap1.hap1, whole genome shotgun sequence genome has a segment encoding these proteins:
- the LOC139259598 gene encoding interferon-induced protein with tetratricopeptide repeats 5-like: MKYRLQDSIQAGVKYQARSYNHLAFVNCLQGNCEEAIQNLKEAEKILRENHEHEFERRSIITYGNYAWVYYHMGQLTEAQSYLDKLEMICKQFTDGSRYTALIPEVYGEKGWSLLTSADQYYEEAKECFEKALEEDPDDTEWNVGYATALFRLEGFSGTPESGDRSQSVKQLRRVLELDPDDSVAMVLLALKLQEFNQNEEALKLVEQALQKSPDLPYVTRYAAKFYRREGDVEKAVELLKKALEITPNSTFIHHQIGLCYRKKLFQLIKYPSSKDPRNAAFQQKAELIKLCKYHFEKAFEPRPLTFIFAQLDFAGICSLNGEYLKAEEIYSNLLKLEDIHPDNKQAVNAQFGLYELHHKRSESNAISYFLEGLKIQRDTVEWQLCRENLRKIATKQIDRNPRDSKAFGVLGLLHQLDGEKCEAIECFEKALEFDCDNEEYLSALCELRLSI; the protein is encoded by the coding sequence ATGAAGTATAGATTGCAAGATTCAATACAGGCTGGTGTGAAATATCAGGCCAGGTCTTACAACCACCTCGCTTTTGTAAACTGTCTGCAAGGCAACTGTGAAGAGGCAATTCAAAACTTAAAGGAAGctgaaaagattctgagggagaaccatgaacatgaatttgaaagaagaagcatcatcacctatggaaactatgcctgggtatattatcacatgggccaactgacagaggcccagtcctacctcgacaagctggagatgatctgtaaacaatttactgatggctctcggtatacagcactgatacctgaagtatacggggagaagggttggtcactGTTGACTTCTGCTGATCAATACTATGAAGAGGCAAAGGAATGTTTTGAGAAGGCTCTGGAGGAAGATCCTGATGACACTGAATGGAACGTTGGCTATGCAACTGCTCTGTTCCGTCTGGAAGGGTTTTCTggtaccccagagagtggtgaccgcagCCAATCAGTGAAGCAGTTGCGACGTGTGCTGGAACTTGATCCAGATGACTCTGTAGCCATGGTGCTGTTGGCTCTAAAACTACAAGAGTTCAATCAAAATGAGGAAGCACTGAAATTAGTTGAACAAGCATTGCAGAAGTCCCCTGATCTTCCATATGTAACTCGTTATGCAGCAAAATTTTACAGAAGAGAAGGAGATGTGGAAAAAGCTGTGGAGCTATTGAAGAAAGCATTAGAAATTACCCCAAACTCTACCTTCATACACCACCAAATAGGTCTGTGTTACAGAAAAAAACTATTTCAACTGATCAAATATCCAAGCAGCAAAGACCCTCGCAATGCTGCTTTTCAACAGAAAGCTGAGTTGATCAAACTATGCAAgtaccattttgaaaaggcatttgagCCCCGCCCATTAACATTTATTTTTGCACAACTGGATTTTGCAGGAATCTGTTCATTAAATGGAGAATATCTcaaagcagaggagatttacagtaaTCTACTGAAATTAGAGGATATTCATCCAGATAATAAGCAGGCAGTAAATGCGCAGTTTGGGTTATATGAACTGCATCACAAAAGATCTGAATCAAATGCCATCAGCTATTTTCTGGAAGGACTTAAAATCCAACGTGACACAGTGGAATGGCAATTGTGTCGCGAAAacttgagaaagattgcaacaaaACAAATTGACAGGAATCCCAGAGACAGCAAGGCCTTTGGTGTTCTTGGGTTACTGCACCAGCTGGATGGGGAGAAGTGTGAAGCTATTGAGTGCTTTGAAAAGGCCTTGGAGTTTGATTGTGACAATGAAGAATATCTAAGTGCTCTTTGTGAATTACGCCTTTCTATCTAA